Proteins from a genomic interval of Macrobrachium nipponense isolate FS-2020 chromosome 28, ASM1510439v2, whole genome shotgun sequence:
- the LOC135201343 gene encoding calaxin-like: MSKNATYKGYSKQAEKIAKNTHFTCEEVDALLALHDSTGNSPRMDGNRFRDIMHGIFGMTDESLMECMYQVFDMDQDGAVGPEEFVVGMSVFLRGTLEEKIDYCFSVYDHNGDGFVSRDEMFHLLKTAVVNLPPGEELDEVVKDMVEMVCRKLDIDHDGRVSFTDYATAAAAEPLLLEVFGPVLPDNQEREAFLNTFLEKYGIRSQM, encoded by the exons ATGTCTAAAAACGCAACCTACAAAGGTTATTCAAAGCAAGCGGAGAAAATCGCTAAAAACACTCATT tcacCTGCGAGGAAGTAGATGCTCTGCTTGCGCTCCATGACTCCACTGGAAACTCGCCGAGGATGGATGGAAATCG tttccGCGATATAATGCACGGCATCTTTGGCATGACCGACGAAAGCCTCATGGAGTGCATGTATCAGGTCTTCGACATGGACCAGGACGGCGCCGTCGGTCCCGAAGAGTTTGTTGTCGGGATGTCCGTCTTCCTGAGGGGGACACTGGAGGAGAAGATCGACT ACTGCTTCAGTGTTTATGACCACAACGGCGATGGCTTCGTGTCTCGCGACGAGATGTTCCATCTGCTGAAAACAGCCGTCGTCAACCTTCCCCCGGGAGAAGAGCTGGACGAAGTCGTCAAAGATATGGTTG AGATggtgtgcagaaaactcgacatAGATCACGACGGCCGTGTCAGCTTCACTGACTACGCAACTGCTGCGGCTGCAGAGCCTTTGCTTTTAGAAGTGTTTGGTCCGGTCCTGCCTGACAACCAG GAAAGGGAAGCTTTCTTGAACACCTTCCTGGAGAAGTATGGAATTCGATCGCAGATGTAG